Part of the Arthrobacter sp. MMS18-M83 genome is shown below.
ATCGGTGCCCTCGAGGGCCGCGAAGAAGGGTGTCTCGTGAATAGTCGTCAAATTCGCATTGGTTCTTGGTTCTTGGTTCTTGGTTCTTGGTTCCTGGCTCTTGGCGATCAGCGAGTGCGGGTGAACCGTCCCGGGATGCTCCTATAGTTGTCAATTCGCGTTTTGCGGTGTCTGGTCGGCCAGCCATTGCCGGTAGGTCGCGGCAAGGGAGTCGTTGCGGATGAGCCCTCGCTCAAGGCGGGAAATGACGGAGGGCCATTGGCCGAGATGGCCGGCGGCGGCATTGATGGTGAATCCGAGTTTGGTGCGTTGCTGGCGCAGGTCGGCATTGCTTGGCGCCGGTTGGGGGTTGGTGATCTGACGGTAGATTTCCCGGGCCACGTACCGTTTGAGGCAGCGCATGATCTCCCGCTTGCTCTTGCCTTCGGCAGTGCGTTTGTTCACGTAGTCTCTGGTCCGGCGGCACGATGACATACGGACCAGCACCACCTGGTGCAGGGCGCGGTTGGCGTTGCGGTCGCCTCCCCGGCTGAGCCGGTGACGAGTCGTTTTCCCCGATGATGCCGGAATGGGCGCGGCCCCGACGAGGGCCGCGAACTGAGGTTCACTGCCGATCCGATCCGGGTTGTCTCCCACAGTGACCAGTAGCTGGCTGGCCACTTCCGTCCCGACCCCTGTCAGGTCACAGAGCATCGGTGCGTAGGTGTCGAGGATTTCCTGCAGTGAGGCGTCCGCAGCGGCGATCTCTGCCGCCAGGGAATGGTAACGAACGGCCAGGGCTTTCAACGTCAGCAAGGTCATGTACTCGGGGTCGGCGACGTGGCCGGAGGGCCTGGCCCGTTGGAGGGCCATGATCAACGCCGGCGTCCCCAGCCCCCGGTACTTCGCCCGGAGTCCTTCCGGAGCCGAAACGAGAAGACCCTTGATCTGGTTGACCGCGACGGTGCGGGCTTTCGCTGCCGAAGAGCGCGCGGTTCGCAGGATGCGCAGGCATTCAACGGGGCCGTCCTTGGCTTTCGGAACCGAGATGCCCCGCTCGGCGAGCACCGATTGAGCGGCTTGGTAGGCGTCCAGCGGATCAGACTTGCCTTTCAGACGGCGCTCGGCCCGGTTCGGACGGTTCACCTCCAGCACCGTCAGCCCTTCGCCGCGGAGGGTCCTGGCGAGTTCGGCACCGTATGAACCTGTTCCTTCGATGCCCACCGCGGTGACCGTGCCGTGGCTGGCAATGAAGTCCAAGATCTTGCGGTATCCGGACCCCACCGCCAGGAATTCCCGGTCCGCGAGAGGCTTGCCGTATCCGGTGATGACGGCCACGTGGTGCGTGTCGGCGTGGGTGTCGATACCGACGATGACATCGGTTGCTTCGTTTGCCAAGATGGAGACTGCCCCTCATTCGAGTTCAATGACTGGTTGACGGGGGCGCGGGCCAGGTGGGCAGACAAAACGGTAATGGGACTGGTCGAATCAGGCTCCTATGAAGTCATGTCCGCCTGGCTCAACGCACCCTTGACGGACCTTGAGCCGGTGGACAGATCCCGGGAAAGACAGTGCCCGAAAGCACGTCAGTTTGAGTGTGAGCCACACCGGCTCAAGACCGGTTCCAGTATTACCGTTTGATGCCGCTATCTTCTGTGAGAAAGATAGTGATTATGCCCAAGCAGTTCCCGCCCGAAGTCCGTGACCGTGCTGTGCGCATGACCTTGGATCGGTTGTCCGAATACCCGTCTGTTTATGCTGCCTGCAAGGCGCTGGCCCCGAAGCTCGGAGTCGGTCCTGAGTCGCTGCGCCGCTGGGTTGTCCAGGCCCAGGTCGATGCCGGTGAGAAGACCGGACCAAGCAGTGACGAGCTGGAGGAGATCAAGCGGCTTCGGGCCGAGGTTCGGGACTTGAAGGAGTCCAACGAGATCCTGAAACAGGCCTCGATTTTCTTCGCGAGGGAGCTCGACCCTCGCCGCCGCTGATCTGCCGGTTCATCGACGAAATGCGGGCTGTTGGTTATGCGGTCGAGTCGATCTGCGCCGTCCTGCGGGAGCAGGGCGCGCAGGTCGCCGCACGAACCTACCGGGCGTGGAAGAAACGCCCGCCGGCCCCGCGCACCATCGAAGACGCACGTATCACCGACGCACTCCGCAGCTTGAAAGTCCCCGATGCGAAGGGACGCCCCAGGCCCGAGATTATCTACGGGAGGCGGAAGATGACGCAGTGGCTGCGCCGTAACGGCTTCCCGGAAACCTCCAAGCACACCATGGACCGGCTCATGCGCGAAGAAGGCATGAACGGCCTCATCAGAGGCCGCAAGACCCGCACCACAATCCCCGGCAAGGACGGCCGGCGCGCTGGCGACCTGCTGAATCGGGACTTCACCGCCCCGGCCCCGAACCGGATCTGGGTGACCGATTTCACCTACGTGCCGGTCTACTCCGGATTCGTCTACGTCGCATTGGTCATCGACCTGTACTCCCGGGCAATCGTCGGGTGGGAGACCTCAACGATCAAGGACACCGCGTTCGTCGAACACTGCCTGCGGATGGCACTGTGGCGCCGCGAGCACACCGGCCGGCCGGTACCGGCAGGACTGATCCATCACTCGGATGCGGGCAGCCAGTACACCTCCATCCGGTACACCGAGACCCTGGCCCTGGAGGGCCTGCAGCCATCCATTGGCAGCGTCGGTGATGCCTATGACAACGCTGCCGCGGAGACCGTGATGGGGCTCTTCAAGAACGAAGCTGTCGCGAAGGATTCACCCTTCCGCGCCGGCGCGTTGAAGACCGAAACCGAGGTGATGGAGATCGTCTTCGAGTGGGTCCACTGGTACAACACCGAACGCCTGCATTCCGCACTGGACCACCAGACGCCCGAGGAATTCGAGCAGGCATACTATGCTCGAGAAATCGGCTCGTTACCCGACGTCGCCGCCAACAAACAGGCGGCATGATTCCCGGGACGGTTCAATCAGCGAGTGCGGGAGCGTGGGATATCCGCTTGGCACGAGCATCCCATTTTGGGGTGTGCTGAGTGGGTGGTCGCTACTTCTAAACTCGCGGTGAGGTTTGGGCGCGTTGGTGATGTTTCTGGTGTGTCTACGAGAGTGCTGGTGATGTGATCATTCTCTGCAGGACGACTTGCCGCTGCGGATTACGTGCAAACTCTCGGCCCCGTGCATAGCGGATGTCTAGAGCGCAGGTCGCCGAAGCCAACCTGAGGCCCCATACCAAAGTGGACACAGTCGGTGAGCCCGCACTCTTGCGTTTCACGTGAAACACTTGCGGGTGCTTTCCCCCGGGTACCGGGGTCCAGGAATCCCAAATTGCTGTACCCCTTGGACTTGCATTGTGTGAGTGTCTGTTGGGGGCAGATTCCGACCATCGGTGAAAAGGATATTCCTAGCATGCCGTGGTTGCTCTTTGGAGGATGAAAGATGCTCGCGGAGGGAGTCGGTTCCGTTGCTTCGACCCCTCACCTGAGAAACGTCCGCGGGTACGGCTCAAGGAAGATGCGGTTGGTTACGGGTGGTTGCTCTACTCCGCCCGCTGAGCGTACTGACTGCTTGGCTGACAAGCCGGAGGCATCCTCACAGATAACGGCCTTCGGGAATCGGAGGTCTGGCTCGATGTTTCACGTGAAACGCACCGCATGAGGCAAGGGGCCGGCCGCCGTAACGGTGTGGTGTGCCGTCGTGTTCCATCGTGTCAGAATTCGAGCGGCATGGGCGGCTACTTTCCTGTTTCACGTAAAACAGTTGCGTTGAAGGTTTACCACGCCGGGCTATGAGGGTCCCCTATGGGTAAGTGGGAGTTCGCTCGCAGTCTGGCAACGGCCGCTACAGGCGGGCGTGCCAAGAGGTGACTGGACGGACTACTTGGCGTTCGATTTGGTTCATGTACTTGCGCTCGATGAGATGCGAGCTCGATCGTTCCAGGAAGCCGCTTGCTTTCCATCTTCAGAAGGACAGTGCGCTGGCTCTGATTCCGTTGGCCGTGTATTCTCTGTACAGCCATCCACGGCAACTTTGAATTCGATAGCTCTGTCGACTGTTCTGGTGCCTGACGCCACCATTACTGGGAATGGGCTCTCTTGGATCCCCAGTGAGTTGTGTCCCTTCCTTTTGAATCATGGGATGCGGCCTCGGGACTCAACAGAACTACTCCTCGCTAGAACTGCGCCAGAGCTGAGAATGGACTCTGCGTCCCGATTGTATGGGCGCCCCTGCTTGCCGGGCGACGTCAGACACTCGGCGCTTGTTGCTCTTCCTCGCGGCGGCATCTGGTTCTGCCGCTTGCGAACCCCACGATGCCGTCACGTGCGCCTTGGCCTGACGCGATTGTTGGACAACAATCGAGATGCTTGGAACAGAGGTTCTTGTGGGCAGTGCTGGCAGGCTGAGGGCGAGAGTTGGGAGGGGGCTCCTGCGGTCAGTCCCTCGCCGGTCTCATCGGCGAGGAGTGCTCGTTTCGTCCTTCGGATTTCAGATTCTGCCGGTCCTCCGGCTAAGCACTGCCACCCGATTATGGATTGCACGCACGTCGATTCAGCTGCGTGATTCCCGGTCCGCGTTGCTCGGCTCGGCCTACTGTAGTCAAGTTCTCTTCGATAGGACCGAGCGCTGGGGTGAGAGAAAAGTTCCGCTGTACTTCACCTTTCCCAGGCCGGCTCTAAACATGAGCGGAGCCCGTGAGTCTGTGCGCGCTATCGAGCCTCGTCCGACTCCACGCCGCCACCTGGCTCTCGACGCGCGAGTGCTAGTGGTCTCCGTCAGGCTCCCTCGGTTCAGACAAGGCTCCGGCCAAAGTTCGGTCGTGCTGCCCCTAGCTGGCACAGCCGCGGTGGCTTCTCCCAGGAACCCGGGTTGGGAGTTCTTGGAGCCCCAAGGTGGGCACGTGGCGCGCTCGTAGCGGGCGCGGGTAGTTGGGGTGGAGTTGAGCGAGTTGAGCGGCGACGCCCAGTGCTATGTGCCAGCGCCTTGGATATGGCGAGATCTAGTCCTTCTTTCCAGAGCTCGTTCACTCCCCCATGCCTGCCTGCGTTCGGGAAACAAAGAGGTCTGTGTGGCCCGGATAGGAAGGTCGCACCCAGCCCGGCCCAGTGTCTTGTGATCGACCTGGGACGCTCGCGGATCGGGACGCTATTTGTTTCCTTGACACGTATACGAGCAAATGGTGCTTCCAACCGCTGGGCTTGTTGTACAGAACGGCAGCGCTAGCGCGAGCCGTCGGTGCGTGCTGGCTTCCCTTCGTTGAGCGCAATGGGGTTCGAGGAGCGCAATGACGTTCGAGCGGCGACGCCTTCGAAGACTTCCCCGCAGCGGTCCGCGACTTTGCAAGGACCACATTCGGGGTTTGCTCGAGACTGTTGTTGCCGCTCTTAGAGGCGCGGACGACGTTGCGGAGTGGCCGCGGATTGTCAATGAACATCGGACGCTCAGCAACGGTCAGGTCTAATGGGACCGTGTGGGTGTGTCAGCGAGCACGCTGGCTGGCTGTTCAAAACCCTGCGTGGCCCGGTGGATATCGCTGTGGATAACTTTGTTGATAGTCTGTCTGCTTCTTAAAGCTGAGGGTCTCAGATTTGTCGTCGCCTGTTCGGTCTGCGGCTGGAGTTTAGGCCAGCTTGAGCACGCTGACGTCTTGTTTCACGTGAAACAAGACTGCAGAGCATGATCTTGGCAAAATTTCCCCTTTTCGACCGTTTTTTGGTCTATTTTCGCGGTATTGAGCCCAACTTCGGTCCGATCGGAGGATTGATCTTGTATTAGACTTGCGGGCGAACACCCATCCCCGGAGGCCGTGCCTTTTGCCCAGGGCGGAGGGGCGGCAATTCACATCCTTCTGCACGGTGGATATTGCTGTGGATAACTATGTGAATAACTTTAGGTGGATCGGTGGATATCTTCCTTCGATGTGATTGTGGTTGGCATACTCTGTTGGAGCGCAGCGCCGCGATCCTGGTCGGCAGCTGGGAGGGAGGAGGCTGCGAGGTTGGTGCTGAAGGACTTCCGGCACCGTGGTCCGCCGATGTTTCACGTGAAACTGCGACCACACGGATGACATCATGCGCCAGGGCTTCCGCACCGAAATGGAGAAGCGGGAACCTCAGCGCCCGCACGAGGCGCCGGTTTGTCTGGCAGAGATGGAGTCCATACTCAGCTCTTGTGGCTGCGCAAGCCGCCGCTACTCCGAAGCTCACCCGGTCGAGTGGTTGGTCGCTGACGTGGGGGCGATCTGTCGAGTCTGAGTAGAGGTTCCTCGGGATCACCTTGGTGGTGGCTTTGACTGGCAGGTCCAGAGCTTCCCCGTCAATTCTGATGCCCAGCCGTGTTCGAGGAAGTAGATCGCACGGAAGAGAGCCCTTGTCCCACCGACTTGGCCACGTCTCATCCCGAAGCGTCCCGGTCCGAAGTCGTTCATTCCCGGGGGCGACTCGCGGCCACTTTGGTTTAGCTAGCCGTCCCAGCTAGGTTAGCCGGCGTTTGATGATACGCACTCTTGGTGCATCCAGAGGTCGACTTTGTACTCATCGGCGACTTACCGCTGGAAGACCCTAAAGCATGGGGCGAGAAGTTTCGGACTGCTTCCTTGGGCCGACACCGAGTGGCCGGTGCTATTGTTTTGCCCAACGTCACGAGTCACTCAGCTGCGCAAGGCGGAGCATCGACTGTCCCGAGCTTCAACGAGGGATCCCTTTAGAAGTGAACGGGGCTTTCGCTCCAGCGTAGGTTCTGGAGACTCTGAATTTCGCTCTGGGAATCAGTCTGATTGATCGGGTGAGGTACTGCCCCTCAAACCGAGGATGGATCGGGTTCGAGCTTTGTGAGTCTGCGCGCTGTTCGGGCTCTGCGTAGCACTTGCAGCTAGGTCGGTCGATTCGGGTCTGCCGGACTTGGACGGTGTCCGTCTTCGAAATCGCTGGATCGCGGACGTGATCTCAGTATTGAACGCGTCGAGTGTTTCGAAGCGCAGAAGGGTACGACTGTTCCTGGCGAACCAAAGCAAGCCACGCGAACGATGTGATCGATGTGGGCGCAATGTCAGCAACGATGTGATCGATGCGCGCGCAATGTCAGCGATGTCCAACGGACGCCACCCTGATCGCGCGGTCGTAAGCGTACCGTCCAGTGAGGGTGCAAAATGAACGCCGCTGGGTGTTGGTTCAGCACGTGCCATCATGCGCTCGCTCCCATTTCACCCACGGTAGTTCTGGCTCGGCGCGCGGGTCTGTTTTCCTTCCAGCCCTAACGACGGCTATCGCGGGCCGACAGAGCCGTCAGACGCCGGTGGTGGTATACCCGCGTCCTCGGGCCCGAACACCTTGGAAGGATGCCACTGGTCTCTTGAATTCGTCGAGAGGTGGTGCTCTTTTGCCCGCCAAATGTCGGCTTTCAGGACCTAGAGTCAAGGCGAGTTTCATGTTTTGCTCTGCCCCTTCTCTCGTGAGCAACGAAGACTAGGGCGCAGCGGACCCCGGTGCCAGACCGGAGAATGGCGATGTTGAGCCAGCCAATCTAGTCGCTCACGGGGGTCTGTAGACCACGACGCATTCCCGTGAACGTCAATACGGGTCCGCAAGAACAAGCGATGCTTCCTTGAAGTGTTCCGACGTATCGAAACATGCAGGTTTGCATTCATTACTCAAAGAACAAGCTATTTCGTTTTCATGTAAAGAATCGTGGAAAACCAAGCCAGATCTCAGAGCCAAACCAGTGGGCTGTTGAGTTCGTTTCCCGGTTTGGACACAGCATGCGTTCCCCAGTCCGCAGCAGTCGTGGACGCGGGAGTTGGAGCGGGGTGCGGTGGAGACTGCTCTAGTCCGAAGGGATGGAATGGTTTGGAGGCCTATTCAGCTTCGCCCGTGGATGTCTGCAGTCCGAAATGCCCGTGGGGCTGGTGGATTTCCGGCTCGGCCGGCCGTCAGTCCGTAATCCGAGCCTCAGGGTAGTCTCTAACATGTGTTGCAGTTGCACGGAGTCGTTGCTGCCCAAGGCTGCGAGAGCGCCTCCTTCTGGCGCCCTTTAACATCCAGCCCCACGGTGCTGCGATACCAAGTTCACAGTGGCACCCTTCCCGCGCCAATTGAATGGGTACTTAGACGAACCTCCGATAATGAGGAGCTGCTACAGTGCACGACCCCGTCACTGTGTCCGGGCCGCCTCCGAGCCAGACGCACGCTGTTTCACGTGAAACAAGTGGGTAAAGGCCGCGCCTTAGCTGCGGTAGCTGTGCACGGACGAGCCTTGGGTAGTCCCTCTATCTCGCGCTGGTAATAGCGTGCATCCCGTAGTACCTGACGCGTGGCGTGGAAGTGGGAATCGGCATCGAGATCGGCGTGGACAGCGCGGTCCGCACATGCCTACACCGGCCTGGGATCTGCGCGCCATTCCCGCGCACCACTGGGTAAGAGGACATCATCATGCGCATGGCACGTGGTGAGTTCGCGAGCGACGCCGGCCCTGGACCTTGGAACTCAGAACTCGGAAAAACGGCGACTGCAACGGCCATGGGTGTTTCACGTGAAACATTACCCAAAGCAGGTTCTTCACCAATCTATCGTGCAAACTTACAAATCCAGGTGCATCCAGACTCATCGGCAAAGCCTTGCATTGTTTCACGTGAAACCGGCTCCTCAATCCATAAGGCCTTTTGCACCGAAGTAAGGGACTCCACCGGCCGGACACAAGGATTGTGGCTAGAGGCTTCGCAAGAGACCTGGAAAATAGCGAAATGATCAATTCTGGGCGGCCAACCACAGAGGCCACCGCATTCCGGCCCTACCCCAGATAGGCAAGACGCTCCTTCTGGGCTGGGCGCTTCTCCCTCAAGATCACCAGGTTTAGAAACTGGAAAAAGGTTCCTGACCGCGGACTTCGGGCAAACGCGAGCATTAGCAGGAAGACCTCCATCCATGCCTTGGCTCGAACATCAAGCCACTACACCAAGAACCCGAATGGCGACGCGGTGAAGGGACACCTGGAGCGGAGGGCATGAAAGGACCCGGCCACCAAAAGGACGAGGGAACGAAAAAACCGGTGGCTCCCGCTCACAAGCGGGAACCACCGGCCGAGTCAGGAAGCGCCACCAAAGTGCGGCGCTCAAGCCTTAAGACAAGACGAACCTAGGACAGGACGGACTCAAATTCCTTTTCGAAGAACTGCTTCGGCTTGGCACCGATAACCGTGCTCTTCACTTCTCCCCCACTGAAGAGGTAGACGGCCGGAATTGACGTGATGCCGTACTCGGCGGCGATGGCGGGGTTGTCGTCGACGTTGAGCTTGACGACATCAACCTTGTCTCCGTATTCAACCGAGATCTCGTCGAGGATTGGACCCAACTTACGGCACGGGCCGCACCACTCTGCCCAGAAGTCCACGATGACCGGCTTTTCAGCGGCCAGGACGTCGGTGCTGAAACTGGCGTCGGTAACGTCTTTAGCGTTGCTCATAATTCTTTCCCTTCGAATGGATGGCTGCTGTGCCGATTAGGCGTGCAGGTCTGCAAGATAGTGTTCGACGTCCAAGGCCGCGACACAACCGGAGCCCGCGGCCGTGATGGCCTGCCGGTAGGTGGGGTCGACAACGTCGCCGGCGGCGAAGACGCCCTTGATGCTCGTCTTGGAACTGCGGCCCTCGACGGCGATGGTGCCTTCTGGGGACAGCTCCAGTTTGCCCTTCACGAGTTCCGTGCGGGGGTCATTACCGATGGCCACGAAAACGCCAGTGACGGCGAGTTCGGACTCGGTACCGTCCACGAGGCTCTTCAGCTTCAGGCCGGTCACCTTGTCACCGCCGATGACATCTTCCACGGCGGTGTTCCACACGAAGTTGATCTTCTCGTGGGCCTGGGCACGATCGCCCATGATCTTGGAAGCCTTCAGCGTGTCCCGGCGGTGCACCACAGTGACCGACTTGGCGAACTTGGTGAGGAAGAGTGCCTCCTCCATGGCCGAGTCGCCGCCACCGATCACTGCAATGTCCTGGTCCTTGAAGAAGAAACCGTCACAGGTTGCACACCAGCTCACGCCATGGCCGGAGAGACGCTTTTCGTTCGCCAGGCCGAGTTCCCGGTAGGCGGAACCGGTCGACAAAATGACCGCCCGGGCCTTGAAGGTCTCGCCCGTGCCGATGGTCACGGTCTTGATGTCGCCGTCGAGATCTAGTTCGGTGACATCCTCAAACTGGATCTCGGTCCCGAAGCGCGCCGCCTGTTTTTCGAAGTTCTCCATGAGATCAGGTCCCATGACGCCGTCAGGGAATCCCGGGTAGTTTTCGACGTCTGTTGTGTTCATCAGTTCGCCACCGGCAGTCACAGAACCGGCGATAAGCAGCGGGTTCATGTTGGCGCGTGCCGTGTAGACGGCCGCCGTGTAGCCGGCAGGCCCGGAGCCTACGATGATGACATCACGTACGTTGGACGCGGTGTTTTCTGCGTTGCTCACTGTTGGGTGAACCTCTTCCTTAGTCGATGCACCGGATTATCGCGGCCGGCCACATGGCACAACCCTATGGCGGCGTCGAATATTCCGGCGTTTCCGGGGACCCTAATATCCACCACCATTCAGGGTACCGTCTGGTGGCGCAGGGCATGGAAGGGCGCAGGCTCCGTTACCTGAGTTGACGGCCCAGCCGTCGACTACTGAATCGTGTATTTACTGGACCTTGATCTCGGCGAGGCGCAGGCCGAAACCGTAGCGGGTCTTGGGCGCGGTCAG
Proteins encoded:
- a CDS encoding IS3 family transposase (programmed frameshift), whose product is MPKQFPPEVRDRAVRMTLDRLSEYPSVYAACKALAPKLGVGPESLRRWVVQAQVDAGEKTGPSSDELEEIKRLRAEVRDLKESNEILKQASNFLREGARPSPPLICRFIDEMRAVGYAVESICAVLREQGAQVAARTYRAWKKRPPAPRTIEDARITDALRSLKVPDAKGRPRPEIIYGRRKMTQWLRRNGFPETSKHTMDRLMREEGMNGLIRGRKTRTTIPGKDGRRAGDLLNRDFTAPAPNRIWVTDFTYVPVYSGFVYVALVIDLYSRAIVGWETSTIKDTAFVEHCLRMALWRREHTGRPVPAGLIHHSDAGSQYTSIRYTETLALEGLQPSIGSVGDAYDNAAAETVMGLFKNEAVAKDSPFRAGALKTETEVMEIVFEWVHWYNTERLHSALDHQTPEEFEQAYYAREIGSLPDVAANKQAA
- the trxB gene encoding thioredoxin-disulfide reductase, with product MSNAENTASNVRDVIIVGSGPAGYTAAVYTARANMNPLLIAGSVTAGGELMNTTDVENYPGFPDGVMGPDLMENFEKQAARFGTEIQFEDVTELDLDGDIKTVTIGTGETFKARAVILSTGSAYRELGLANEKRLSGHGVSWCATCDGFFFKDQDIAVIGGGDSAMEEALFLTKFAKSVTVVHRRDTLKASKIMGDRAQAHEKINFVWNTAVEDVIGGDKVTGLKLKSLVDGTESELAVTGVFVAIGNDPRTELVKGKLELSPEGTIAVEGRSSKTSIKGVFAAGDVVDPTYRQAITAAGSGCVAALDVEHYLADLHA
- a CDS encoding IS110 family transposase, whose translation is MANEATDVIVGIDTHADTHHVAVITGYGKPLADREFLAVGSGYRKILDFIASHGTVTAVGIEGTGSYGAELARTLRGEGLTVLEVNRPNRAERRLKGKSDPLDAYQAAQSVLAERGISVPKAKDGPVECLRILRTARSSAAKARTVAVNQIKGLLVSAPEGLRAKYRGLGTPALIMALQRARPSGHVADPEYMTLLTLKALAVRYHSLAAEIAAADASLQEILDTYAPMLCDLTGVGTEVASQLLVTVGDNPDRIGSEPQFAALVGAAPIPASSGKTTRHRLSRGGDRNANRALHQVVLVRMSSCRRTRDYVNKRTAEGKSKREIMRCLKRYVAREIYRQITNPQPAPSNADLRQQRTKLGFTINAAAGHLGQWPSVISRLERGLIRNDSLAATYRQWLADQTPQNAN
- the trxA gene encoding thioredoxin, whose protein sequence is MSNAKDVTDASFSTDVLAAEKPVIVDFWAEWCGPCRKLGPILDEISVEYGDKVDVVKLNVDDNPAIAAEYGITSIPAVYLFSGGEVKSTVIGAKPKQFFEKEFESVLS